Genomic window (Alligator mississippiensis isolate rAllMis1 chromosome 4, rAllMis1, whole genome shotgun sequence):
ACACCTTTCTTGGTAACACGGGAACAATCTTGTTTTGAAGCGATTAATGCTTACCACCAGTAAGGATGAGGAcagaagttatttttttaaaaacatttcaaaacggTATTATTTCAGCACAGGAGGTGGGTACAACCTCTGCAGTCTGCTGTACTGCTTCAAAATTCCTCCCCAGCCATGGTGTGCAACAGGtagctgcaggcagcagatcttctggagcccccttcccctgccagaactGGGATGCCATAGTGGCACCCCCCTCCTCTAGAATTAGAGAGGTAGCCAGGGAATGGGGACTGAAGAGCCAAaatcccagctccagcactttCTCTGGCAGCAATTTGGGGGCTACACTCAGCCTCTGAGTGCTACCGCTCCTGGCACTGAGGAGGACTTGGGGGGAGGGTAGTAGTAGCCAGAGGAATGGAGGGGCTTACCTGCCTCCAGtgatggcagcagggagtggggggaggttaCCTAGCTCTAGCTGAAACTGTCTGCACtctgctcttctcccttccctcctcgcATTTATGTGCAGGCGGGTGCAGTGAGTTGCTAGCAGACCTATGTGTCCCCATCACCCTCTACACCACATGCAATGTATGGAGCAGTGGTGCGCTTCACTAAAGTGTCTAATTTAAACGGGTGCCATTTTGCAATGCTTCAAATAACGTTTTGTTTCCTGCTTAAATAGCCATGTGTTGAGTCCTTTACTTTAATTTCAACCTCTGTAGAAGTTTTTATTTTAAGTACTGGTAACTGCACATTTCAGCTGATGAATTACCTATGAGGTGTATTTCTGAGAATCAATTACTTAAACAACATAATCTTGTTTCTGTTGGTTGCTTCAGTATGTGAAATAGTTTCAAACTAGTAAACGAGCAGCAATGCAAAATATTTAACAGATCTTTTGTAAAGATTCATGAATATTTGTATAAATAAGCCAGCATGTTTGAGTACTcatagaaaaacaaaatggtagTACAGGTAGCAGGAACTTGCCAGGCGGATTGGTGGACCTCTTCACAGTTCCTTGTTGTGTTCACCAAGCCCTAGTCAGACATGACCCTATGTTTTTGTAGACTACCAGCTGTATGTTACCTGTACTATGCTGCCCACTCCCAACTGAAGTGTAATGAAGAGCTCGATCTACTTAAGTGTGAAGTTCAACTAAGGACAATGATCCATAGAATCCCTGCATTACTCCTAGGCAGCTGGGACTGCCCAAGGCATGCTTTTTCATGGGAACACCCAGTATGGTGCCCATTTTGGTGCAGCTGAGCATACAGGCACCTGAGCCTATTCAGGATTCACACCTTAGATGCCTTTGTACAGAACTCCAGCCAGATGTTGGGAGGAGGGCTCTTCCTTTCTAGCACAGGGGCcaggcacctttaaaaggattttgCAACACCCAGGTTGAGAAGTACTGACTTccctgccactggttggggaGGCCTCCCCCCACCATTCCTCCCTACACATGCCCTGTTCTGCTATGTGTGTTAGGGTGTTTTCAGAGGCACTTGGTGTTGgttacagctaaggctggggacttggaCTGTGTCAGTGCTCTTGCTGGGACCAAACCTGGAGGTTGGCAAGTGCCCCACCCCTTAACAGGTGTCCCAGTGTCAGGAGACCAATGTCCCAAGGCCAgtaccggtggggcccaaagcagggtgcgggctggcaggggtccatggagctgggctggactgcaccagcagggaacGGGGAGTTGGCCCTGCTCCATagaacccctgccagctgggaccccatgctcctgccaccctgctttgggccccaccagcactggccccaggacaccagtgtgggccctgtgctcccactggcaccctgcctgctcactcccagtaccCTACAGCTCTGGTACAGGTGGGGGAcggtgcacagccccaaccccctgctcgccagcagggaagaagctggtgctaagcatagggaaaagtggcccctcacctgccccatggccggtgtCCCGCGCTGCAGGTGCTCGCAACCTGCATGAGGCTGTCTGCagaaggcacaggcagccccaggcaggctgcgagcggctgcagtgcggggcgctggccatggggtgggcgaggggccacttttccccgcgctcagcaccagcttgtaacccggcctcactaccagcctggcagtggggccgggttacaaggtggtgctgagtgtgggtTGAGGgcgaaagcagcccctccccgtcCCATGCATGGTGCTctgtgctgcaggtgctcgcagcccgcatggggctgtccggatcgggcatgggtggggtggggaggggccgcttccacCCGCGCTCCTTGCCCGGGGTTCCCGCCTTCCCTTgcccccttacctgagcttcctggGCCGGGGCAGCCACTTGCTCCTGACCTAGAAACCCGGGAAGGGGTTTCcggctgggggatggggccgggctgcctgctgttgttggagcccactgggtcctactgcccttggttcctgtcattttttacagaaaccaagggcagagaaatattttccaaaatttttaggggcccccagGGCGAGAGAGAACGGCCTTGCGGGCCgttatttgcccacccctggaaaaGATGGCTTGTAGTGGTGGTTTTACCAGTCTCACTGTATTTTCTAGTTACTGAGCTTACAAGGGCTATGGAGCATGCCTCCTGGCCAGTTTGATTCTTTTTTGAGGATGACTTATctcagaagccaatatgcaacaTGCtaatcagtgaaaatgcaaattgtggCAGACAATGAGTGAGAAACAGGTAGAGGTGGATGGAGGAGAGTGCTGATGTATAGCTGGAGTCAGaggtgacccgagcagggtgcggggcaaATTAGCCCATGCGGGGCCCCAACCCCATTCTGATCCCAGACCTGAAaaacctgctgccaccactggcagtAGTAGCAGCATTGGCGGCGGGTGGGGGTAGCGAGCCGCTGGATGTGGAGCCATCACTGCCCAGCTCCGCACCactgctgctccacccagctctgtggggccccccaaagtgcaggacctagggtggtcaccccaatttgcccccccTAAGGACAGCCCTGGGTGGAGTCTTTGGGTAGAAAcactatcttttattaggccaactaagaaTAAGCAAAaaaatttatttgcaagcttttgaacaCACATCAtccttctcaggaaaaaaaaagtcatacagGAGTCTACATGACCACTAAATTAAAACATCCTTCATTTCACATTGTTATACATTTATGGCAATCCCATGCATCTGAGTAATTTTTCTAAGGCAGTTGTTTTATTCAATTTTTTGTGCGCCAAAACTGAGTAGTTCATTTCGACTTTGtgtgttgtgctttatttattaacGCACCGTGCAAACATTTAACAggtctatttattaatgctttaTACTTTCATATTTATAATGGGGTCTGgagggcctccaattttctgtttgcccagggccccaatgaaGCTTAGTCTGCCTCTGGGATGGTTTGTAGGGGgctgtttggatagggatgattcttcCTCAGGccaggggtcagactagatgacctgtgcAGGCCCTTTGCAGCCCTACTTGTCTATGGCTGTGGTGCATTGACAGTCCACCTTTGCCTTATGGTTCTGTTCAACACGTTACTTCTCCCCCTAAGGCAGATCTGTCTCCCCACATCTCTCCAGCTCCTTGTGTGGATGCATGAGGCAAGGCCAGAAGCCTCCCACAGCCCAGAGGACGTTCTCCCACCACTTTCCCCCCCAAGCTGGTTACAAGGTGAGTGTCTGTGTAACAGGGGTAGTAGGGCACTCTCCTGTTTGTGCAGCCCACTtccctctctcctgccacgtcttgatgtactACTTAGATAAAGgataatgtgggaggctgccttacagaTGTGTCCTTAAGGTCTGTAGCATAAAGTGCATGGCTCTACCTTTCTTCACACCATGTCTGTTTCCCCCCTGGGATCTTAATGGCACTGGGCAACTGAGTCCTGCATGATGACTAACTGCATCTTTGTTTAAACTCTGAACCAGGGCCTCAGTTTGATCCAATTGTCCATTTTTAGTCTTCCTACTAAAATTATAATTATTGCAACCCAGAATAATAACTCAAAACAAGGTGTCAATTTACCAACAAGTTCCCCCTTCTCTTGGGGACCTCTTTTTTGCTTGCAATACATGTTCTAACGAACTTAAAGTTACTGGCTGCACTTAGCCGGTTTATGCTTTTCCAGCTCAGTCTGTTTTTTGTCAGGGATACTTTCCCAAGCTGTTATTCTTCACAGGCTGGGGCTAATCCTCTTTGTCAGCAATCCCCTTGTTCTGTCCTGGGAGCTGACTCCTGCACTTATGGCCAGGTCCTCCCTGATGGGATCTTCCCACCCCAGGGTGGGTCTCGATCCTTGGCAGGAGCCTGGTTCTCGATTCACTTTTCCTTTGTccgaaatctctctctctcactttttgcTCGCAGGTCTGGATGAAGTCTCCCCTTGGCACTCAGCATGCACTGCCAGAGGACCAAGGACCAGCTTCTCCCTGCGTGGCTCCTGAGGACCGCTCCATCTTTTCCCTTCTCAGTGCCTCACACCAGCCCTGCAGGTCCTTGTACCTGCTCAGCCCCTTTTGGGGGTCACTCTTTTCTCCTTCGCAGCTcggcatctcttttttttttcttcccaatcTCTGCATCtcgttttccttttcctttccccctgcaTCTCTCCCCGCAGCCACTTTTAATCTAGACTCGCTGCCCCGCAGGACAAGTGTAGCGGGGCAAACTCAACTTCCTGCTAAAGCCCCCGCCGGGACATTTCTGGGGCGGAGCCAGGCTGGTGGCTCtcctccccggcccggccccgctgcccGGGCGAGGGGCAGCTCCGAGCAGCCGCGGCTCCGAGGCGCCTCCAGCTCGTCCccggggccggcgggcgggcgctTCTCCCGGGGCCGCCGCTGGGTCACGGGCCGCCCGGGCGGGCGAGAAGCCGGGTCCGGGGCCAGGACAGCGCCCCGAGCCCGCCAGGCCCACAGACAGGCCGCGGGCTGGCGCCCCTTGAACCACCATTCCTGCCTCCAGCCAAGCCACAGCCCCGGCTCCTCCCCCGGAAGCAGCGGAGCCGGGATACGGGCCAATGGCGGGGCTGGACGAGGAGGGCGAGGTCCGAATCTTCTGCGAAACAAGCCGGCTGTCGCGCAGCTGGGCCGTGGGGGACGCGCAGGCGCTGCAGAGCTGTGAGCTGTTGCCGGGGCCCCGCGGGCGAGGAGCGTCCCGAA
Coding sequences:
- the LOC132250061 gene encoding uncharacterized protein LOC132250061, which codes for MSEKQLVTSPRRDISGAEPGWWLSSPARPRCPGEGQLRAAAAPRRLQLVPGAGGRALLPGPPLGHGPPGRARSRVRGQDSAPSPPGPQTGRGLAPLEPPFLPPAKPQPRLLPRKQRSRDTGQWRGWTRRARSESSAKQAGCRAAGPWGTRRRCRAVSCCRGPAGEERPEGNFPGKGGAKYDLRLPKYVCCGSWRLHVFETLDLCQEIHLSFPSQQSTACSSAKGNLPNLCKLLRSCMAI